A section of the Passer domesticus isolate bPasDom1 chromosome 17, bPasDom1.hap1, whole genome shotgun sequence genome encodes:
- the BRI3BP gene encoding BRI3-binding protein, whose protein sequence is MAAARRVQLRAQLLLLLLLLLGAAGPGARAARSRGADRQNSLRRAASGLYQGVSGLFGEDNVRALQKFFSRLTERFVNGVDVLMDTFWRIWTDLLDVLGIDASNLTHYFSPAAIANNPTRALLLIGAILLAYWFLSLFLGFFFYLLHMLFGRFFWIARVALFTLSCVYILQKYEGDPEHAVLPLCFVVAVYFMTGPVGFYWRRNSNSSLEEKMDHLDSQIRLLNIRLSRVIENLDRGTEQ, encoded by the exons atggcggcggcgcggcgggtgCAGCTCCGGgcgcagctgctgctgctgctgctgctgctgctcggcgcggcggggcccggcgctCGGGCCGCGCGGAGCCGCGGCGCCGACCGCCAGAACAGCCTGCGCCGCGCCGCCAGCGGCCTCTACCAGGGCGTCAGCGGCCTCTTCGGCGAGGACAACGTGCGGGCCCTGCAGAAG tttTTCTCAAGGTTGACAGAGAGGTTTGTGAATGGGGTGGATGTATTAATGGACACATTCTGGAGAATATGGACTGATTTGTTAGATGTTCTTGGAATTGATG CCTCCAACCTGACTCATTATTTCAGCCCAGCAGCCATTGCCAACAACCCGACCCGCGCCCTCCTGCTGATCGGTGCCATTTTGCTGGCCTACTGGTTTTTATCTCTCTTCCTTGGATTCTTCTTCTATCTCCTGCACATGCTGTTTGGCCGCTTCTTCTGGATCGCCAGGGTGGCCCTGTTCACCCTGTCCTGTGTGTACATCCTGCAGAAGTACGAGGGCGACCCGGAGCACGCcgtgctgcccctctgcttcgTCGTCGCCGTCTACTTCATGACGGGGCCCGTTGGCTTTTACTGGAGGAGGAACAgcaacagcagcctggaggagaagatGGACCACCTGGATAGTCAGATCAGGCTGCTGAACATCCGCCTTTCCAGGGTGATTGAGAACCTGGACAGGGGCACTGAGCAATGA